The Rhodocytophaga rosea genome has a segment encoding these proteins:
- the rfbF gene encoding glucose-1-phosphate cytidylyltransferase: MKAVILAGGFGTRISEESGIKPKPMVEIGGKPILWHIMKIYSHHNINEFIICCGYKGYVIKEYFANYFLHMSDVTFDMKKNHMEVHQNNTEPWKVTLVETGEGTMTGGRIKRVKNYIGNETFCLTYGDGVSDINIAESIQFHKEQKTLATLTAVQQPGRFGAFNLAGNEPKISAFKEKPQDEHTPWINGGFFILEPQVIDYITDDSTVWEKGPMEKLASGGMLSAFKHTGFWQPMDTLRDKHVLEDLWQNNKAPWKVW; this comes from the coding sequence ATGAAAGCAGTAATACTTGCCGGTGGATTCGGCACACGAATTAGTGAGGAAAGCGGCATTAAGCCAAAACCAATGGTTGAAATAGGAGGAAAACCTATTCTATGGCATATAATGAAAATTTATTCTCATCATAACATTAATGAATTTATTATCTGCTGCGGATATAAGGGATATGTAATTAAAGAATATTTCGCTAATTATTTCTTACATATGTCCGATGTTACATTCGATATGAAGAAAAATCATATGGAAGTCCACCAAAATAATACTGAGCCTTGGAAAGTAACTTTAGTGGAAACAGGCGAAGGAACAATGACAGGAGGCAGAATAAAACGTGTAAAAAATTATATTGGTAATGAAACTTTTTGCTTGACATACGGAGATGGAGTTAGCGATATAAATATTGCTGAATCTATTCAATTTCATAAAGAACAAAAAACATTAGCTACTCTTACAGCAGTACAACAACCTGGCAGGTTTGGAGCCTTTAATTTGGCAGGAAATGAACCAAAAATCTCCGCTTTCAAGGAAAAACCACAAGATGAACATACACCTTGGATAAATGGAGGTTTTTTTATTTTAGAACCACAAGTCATAGATTATATCACAGATGATTCCACTGTCTGGGAAAAAGGACCCATGGAGAAATTAGCGTCAGGTGGAATGTTATCCGCTTTTAAGCATACCGGTTTTTGGCAACCAATGGATACACTCCGTGATAAACATGTATTAGAAGACCTCTGGCAAAACAATAAAGCTCCGTGGAAAGTCTGGTAA
- a CDS encoding glycosyltransferase family 2 protein — translation MLYIIIPVFNRKKFTEECLLSLQKQTNTNFKIIVVDDGSTDGTSEMIDKNFSEVILIKAKGDLFWTAATNLGISYALNQHATFVMTLNNDTIATEDFVEKMYYWAAKKPDIIMGALALDAYTKEPVFGGERLNWLSNTNASVLANLSPEKQTGLHQVTHFPGRGLWIPRKVFEKIGLFDVKKFPHYFADYDFTYTATRAGFEIYCNFDAKIFIYPSESGDHQIRKKKTIKNYYNHLFGIKGGGNLANFTKFTLKNCPTPYIPLVLLNGYFRRIFGYIIK, via the coding sequence ATGCTCTATATAATAATCCCAGTGTTCAACCGCAAGAAATTCACTGAGGAATGTCTACTATCGCTTCAGAAGCAAACTAACACAAATTTTAAAATCATTGTAGTAGATGATGGTTCGACAGATGGTACTTCAGAAATGATAGATAAAAATTTCTCTGAAGTAATTCTTATAAAAGCAAAAGGTGATTTATTCTGGACAGCTGCAACTAATCTTGGCATCAGCTATGCTCTGAATCAACATGCCACCTTCGTTATGACACTTAACAATGATACAATTGCAACTGAGGATTTTGTTGAGAAGATGTATTATTGGGCAGCAAAAAAACCAGATATTATAATGGGTGCTTTGGCTTTGGATGCTTATACCAAAGAACCTGTGTTTGGAGGAGAAAGGTTAAACTGGTTATCTAATACCAATGCTTCTGTACTAGCTAATCTTTCACCCGAAAAGCAGACTGGATTACACCAAGTAACTCACTTTCCTGGTAGAGGTTTGTGGATACCCAGAAAAGTGTTCGAAAAAATTGGCTTATTTGATGTAAAAAAGTTTCCGCATTATTTTGCTGATTATGATTTTACTTATACGGCTACCAGAGCCGGTTTTGAAATCTATTGTAATTTCGATGCAAAAATATTTATCTATCCTTCTGAAAGTGGTGACCACCAAATAAGAAAGAAGAAGACAATTAAAAACTATTATAATCATTTATTTGGAATAAAGGGCGGAGGAAACTTGGCTAACTTTACTAAATTCACTTTGAAAAATTGCCCCACTCCTTACATACCATTGGTTCTGTTAAATGGGTATTTTCGCAGGATTTTTGGATATATTATTAAATAA
- a CDS encoding O-antigen ligase family protein — translation MIITYGKRILEIKYLYLVAVVIILLTDGIFHDVATNNKQIVGKQEIVQAVKEVEEDNYTKYAIILCFASTALFISGMSTFMYWLALLYYFVFGIFSLESYYRYGSFFQYPHVFSKLLAIFVMFFLYHFAKKIHEKQFSLIIYLIFFTFLVNLLWLKRDILSISAFVGTVRGFPAPSVYMLVIPLLFFINSYFSKKALISLFLFFILFGLIIFLNHRSVWIASITSLTINLLLLKKTETKIAITDFMPIITIPTIGLILISSLVISANPEIIDAISERIADIQNVKTQGTGSWRLEQFASYWPFIVDNFLIGMRFEGFELPVQFYQAEAGTAVFLDGTGHHFHSFYVDRLFYMGVVGLILLLLPVFYLIFKTIKKNNLTLKEVILVSFIMSGLFYGFSYNLPVYYFGILGIAINFIERENTTIESQKYNK, via the coding sequence ATGATTATTACATATGGTAAAAGAATTTTAGAAATAAAGTATCTGTATTTAGTGGCAGTAGTTATAATACTTTTAACAGATGGAATTTTTCATGATGTAGCAACAAATAATAAGCAGATCGTAGGTAAACAGGAAATCGTACAAGCTGTTAAAGAGGTTGAAGAAGACAATTATACCAAATATGCAATCATTTTGTGCTTTGCGTCTACTGCACTTTTTATAAGCGGCATGAGTACATTCATGTACTGGCTGGCATTATTATATTATTTTGTATTTGGCATATTCTCACTGGAATCCTATTACAGGTACGGTTCGTTCTTTCAATATCCACATGTATTTTCTAAACTGCTTGCTATTTTCGTGATGTTTTTTCTATATCATTTTGCAAAAAAAATACATGAAAAACAATTTTCGTTAATTATTTATTTGATTTTTTTTACTTTTTTAGTTAATCTACTATGGTTAAAAAGAGATATTCTGTCTATTAGTGCGTTTGTGGGTACTGTTAGAGGGTTTCCTGCACCATCAGTATATATGTTAGTAATTCCTTTACTATTCTTCATAAACAGTTATTTTTCGAAAAAAGCATTAATATCCCTATTTTTATTTTTCATACTATTTGGTTTAATAATTTTTTTAAATCACCGATCTGTATGGATAGCGTCTATTACCTCATTGACAATCAATCTTCTTCTGTTAAAGAAGACAGAAACAAAAATAGCTATAACTGATTTTATGCCAATTATCACTATACCAACTATAGGCCTAATACTTATATCTAGTCTAGTTATTTCAGCCAATCCTGAAATTATTGATGCTATTTCTGAAAGAATTGCTGATATTCAAAATGTAAAAACACAAGGCACTGGAAGTTGGAGACTAGAACAATTCGCGTCTTATTGGCCTTTTATTGTAGATAATTTTCTTATAGGTATGCGTTTCGAAGGATTTGAATTACCTGTTCAATTCTACCAAGCAGAGGCTGGAACAGCCGTTTTCCTAGATGGTACAGGGCATCATTTTCATAGCTTTTATGTAGATCGATTATTTTATATGGGTGTCGTTGGCCTTATCCTACTTCTACTCCCGGTATTTTATCTTATTTTTAAAACTATTAAAAAAAATAATTTAACATTAAAGGAAGTGATTTTGGTTTCATTTATAATGTCCGGCCTATTTTATGGATTTTCTTATAATTTACCTGTATATTATTTTGGTATTCTAGGAATAGCTATAAATTTTATTGAAAGGGAAAATACCACTATAGAAAGTCAAAAATACAACAAATAG
- a CDS encoding acyltransferase has product MSTILYSIWGIRKLILIVQEFFINLLLAHKIGNRISILGIPIISIHKGAKVKFGKNIMLISHSYFSQPGVNHPVIIRALTKESQLTIGNDVGISGGGICVMKEVIIGNNVMLGANAFITDTDFHPIAPQNRRYNYEDIQSRKVVIEDNVFIGMNSVVLKGVTIGENSVIGAGSIVAKDVPPNQIWAGSPAKFIKNL; this is encoded by the coding sequence ATGTCAACTATTTTGTATAGCATTTGGGGAATACGTAAATTAATCCTAATTGTACAGGAATTTTTTATCAACTTATTACTTGCCCATAAAATCGGCAACCGAATAAGTATACTGGGTATACCAATTATTTCAATACATAAAGGTGCAAAGGTAAAATTTGGCAAAAATATTATGCTTATATCTCACTCCTATTTTAGCCAGCCCGGAGTAAATCATCCTGTAATTATCAGGGCACTTACAAAAGAATCACAACTAACTATAGGTAATGATGTTGGCATTAGTGGTGGTGGTATTTGTGTAATGAAAGAAGTGATAATAGGAAATAATGTTATGCTCGGGGCAAATGCTTTTATTACAGATACTGATTTTCACCCTATAGCTCCTCAAAACAGAAGATATAATTATGAAGATATACAATCCAGGAAAGTAGTTATAGAAGATAATGTTTTTATAGGTATGAATTCGGTTGTACTCAAAGGCGTAACTATAGGAGAGAATTCTGTGATTGGCGCAGGTAGTATAGTAGCTAAAGATGTTCCACCTAATCAGATTTGGGCTGGAAGTCCGGCTAAATTTATTAAAAATTTATAA
- a CDS encoding glycosyltransferase family 4 protein, producing the protein MKIGIAGPITLGLIDFDFKGAKVPQTYSFPLIANLVNALVKRGHQVVVFTTSDEIDEAICFKNEKITICIAKSESHPGRNFFRPVRRNLKALMQQYPTDIINAHWSYEFAWAAIDSGIPTVVTVRDHATTILKYQMIPYRAVRWIMNLIVLTKAKYLTTNSSYLKELLTKKQQEKAVVISNFYTTGLERHFLDSATKGNYIVSINNGFDRRKNVESGLMAFAVIRKKFPTLKYHLLGAFMETGSDAFQYAKKNNLLEGVEFIGYKPFAELLEEIKHAKLLLHTSREESFGNVVLEAMVVGTPVVGGKNSGNIPFLLLHGKAGEICDIDDPDDIAKSASKILNDEKYEAQLRDTAHKYAVENFSEESILTAYINQYKRVLENEK; encoded by the coding sequence ATGAAGATAGGCATTGCCGGACCGATAACATTGGGTTTAATTGATTTTGATTTTAAAGGAGCAAAAGTACCTCAAACATATAGCTTTCCACTAATAGCCAATCTTGTAAATGCGTTAGTAAAAAGAGGTCACCAAGTAGTTGTTTTTACAACTTCTGATGAAATAGATGAAGCCATATGTTTTAAAAATGAGAAGATTACAATTTGTATTGCCAAGAGTGAATCGCATCCTGGAAGAAATTTTTTTAGGCCGGTACGCCGAAATTTGAAAGCACTCATGCAGCAATACCCTACAGATATAATTAATGCACACTGGTCATACGAATTTGCATGGGCTGCTATTGATAGTGGAATTCCAACAGTAGTAACTGTACGGGACCATGCAACCACTATTCTCAAGTACCAAATGATCCCATATCGAGCAGTAAGATGGATCATGAATCTGATTGTACTAACTAAAGCCAAGTATCTAACTACTAACTCTAGCTATCTGAAAGAGTTATTAACAAAAAAGCAACAAGAAAAGGCTGTAGTGATTAGTAATTTTTATACAACAGGTCTCGAACGTCATTTTTTAGATTCAGCAACCAAAGGAAACTATATAGTTTCTATAAATAATGGCTTTGACCGTAGAAAGAACGTTGAATCAGGTTTGATGGCATTCGCTGTTATCAGGAAAAAATTTCCAACTTTAAAATATCATTTGCTTGGCGCGTTTATGGAGACAGGTAGCGATGCTTTTCAGTATGCAAAAAAAAACAATTTATTAGAAGGAGTTGAATTTATAGGTTACAAACCGTTTGCAGAGCTTTTAGAAGAGATAAAACACGCCAAGTTACTTTTACATACCTCACGTGAAGAGTCTTTTGGAAATGTAGTTCTGGAAGCTATGGTAGTAGGCACACCTGTAGTAGGAGGAAAAAATAGCGGTAATATTCCATTTTTATTACTTCACGGAAAAGCTGGAGAGATATGCGATATTGATGATCCGGATGATATTGCAAAATCAGCATCCAAAATATTAAATGATGAAAAATATGAAGCTCAGTTAAGGGATACAGCTCATAAATATGCTGTAGAAAATTTTTCAGAAGAAAGTATACTTACAGCCTATATAAACCAATACAAGAGAGTATTAGAAAATGAAAAATAG
- a CDS encoding lipopolysaccharide biosynthesis protein: MATNLGDAAIRGLKWTTFATVITTLLQVLYTSIMARLLQPEDFGVVAMASFVLRFGGYFAQMGIGQALIQKKEISSHDIRVAFTSTFFLGILFSGLFYVLAPFSTLVFANPKIISVVRVMSISFFLSGLSSTSMNLLRKKMDFKLLSIIEVCSYLFGYLSVGIILAYYGFGYWSIVMAGLAQIISSTLISYSIVRHNLLFLFKWEYYKPLLNFGGKISFISLLEFLRVHLSTLVIGRLFSAAVLGIYTRAFELISLPIYYLTTNFSKVLLPVFSVIQDDKPKLKNAFLSSIAIVGYIIIPICIGISIASEQMVLILLGSKFEAAIIVTSILALGMPFRVFNNINGIVCEATATLNVKAIFQIFYISLLTILYFILKEYELVGIAMSFIVAELFMIIAYTIITKKLLQYTVSEILQAIAPGMLTGIIAGISIYTITIFLKNHSLPLLIILSAQIVTGALCVFLSLFLKVNKLIKNEIYKRLANSITDTNKSFKNKLLNKALQLMS, translated from the coding sequence ATGGCTACAAATTTAGGTGATGCTGCTATAAGGGGATTAAAGTGGACAACCTTCGCGACTGTTATTACTACCTTATTACAGGTATTGTATACCTCAATAATGGCACGTCTGCTTCAACCAGAAGATTTTGGGGTTGTTGCTATGGCTAGTTTTGTATTAAGGTTTGGCGGTTATTTTGCTCAAATGGGTATTGGACAGGCTTTAATCCAAAAAAAGGAAATTAGCAGTCATGATATTAGAGTTGCATTCACTTCTACATTCTTTCTTGGAATTCTATTTTCAGGCTTATTCTATGTTTTAGCTCCTTTTTCTACACTCGTCTTTGCAAATCCTAAGATTATCTCTGTTGTCCGAGTAATGTCTATTTCTTTCTTTTTATCAGGATTGTCTTCTACATCAATGAATCTGTTAAGAAAGAAAATGGATTTTAAACTTTTGTCAATTATAGAAGTCTGTTCATACTTATTCGGTTACCTAAGTGTTGGGATAATATTAGCATATTATGGTTTTGGTTACTGGAGTATCGTTATGGCAGGTTTAGCACAGATTATTTCCTCAACTTTAATATCTTATTCGATTGTAAGGCATAATCTGCTTTTCTTGTTTAAATGGGAATATTACAAACCCTTACTTAATTTTGGTGGTAAAATTTCTTTTATAAGTTTACTGGAATTTTTGAGAGTTCACTTAAGTACACTTGTAATCGGGCGTTTGTTTTCTGCCGCCGTATTGGGTATATATACCCGTGCTTTTGAATTAATAAGTTTGCCAATTTACTATTTAACTACAAATTTTTCAAAAGTCCTATTACCTGTATTTAGCGTTATTCAGGACGACAAACCAAAACTCAAAAATGCCTTTTTATCGTCAATAGCCATAGTAGGCTACATAATTATTCCTATTTGTATTGGTATTTCAATAGCATCTGAGCAAATGGTACTTATATTACTGGGTAGCAAGTTTGAGGCTGCAATAATAGTTACAAGTATTTTAGCATTAGGAATGCCTTTCCGGGTATTTAATAATATTAATGGTATCGTATGTGAAGCTACTGCGACTTTAAATGTAAAAGCTATATTTCAAATTTTTTACATAAGTTTACTTACCATTTTATATTTTATATTAAAAGAGTATGAACTTGTTGGAATTGCAATGTCGTTTATTGTGGCTGAATTATTTATGATAATAGCCTATACTATCATTACCAAGAAGTTGTTACAATATACTGTAAGTGAAATATTGCAGGCGATAGCACCAGGTATGCTTACTGGAATAATTGCTGGAATCTCCATTTATACAATTACAATTTTTCTAAAAAACCATTCTCTTCCATTGTTAATTATTTTAAGTGCTCAAATAGTTACTGGAGCGCTTTGCGTTTTTCTATCCTTATTTTTAAAAGTGAATAAACTAATTAAAAATGAAATTTATAAAAGATTGGCCAATTCGATTACTGATACTAACAAGTCGTTTAAAAATAAGTTATTAAACAAAGCGCTTCAATTAATGTCATAA
- a CDS encoding alpha-1,2-fucosyltransferase, which yields MVKRLGQLGNRLFTFAHVIANSIENGYSVINPNLDQYASYFECSSTNNFNGYPISVRLFKSTLFNKVTLPLDKKIIFNLASSFTNTFIKNSSIKFITDQDNDYEMNSPHFIENAKNKTVIAHGWLFRDKKNFNKHADTLRKLFKPIELHRTNVNNLIHTCRKECEILIGVHMRKGDYATFRGGEYYYDTTTYVSKLLNIKELLESRYNKISFLICSNEPVDVEAFTTKGLTVHLGTNHFIEDLYSLAECDYIIGPPSSYSTWASFYGNKPICILRNKEQLIKLEDFEVYLYKGY from the coding sequence ATGGTAAAAAGATTAGGTCAGTTAGGAAATAGACTATTTACTTTTGCGCATGTAATAGCTAATTCAATTGAGAATGGTTACTCTGTAATAAATCCAAATTTAGATCAATATGCTTCATACTTTGAGTGCTCTTCAACAAATAATTTTAATGGATATCCAATAAGTGTCCGTTTGTTCAAAAGCACATTGTTTAATAAAGTTACTTTGCCCTTAGATAAAAAAATAATATTTAATTTAGCCAGTAGCTTTACTAATACTTTTATCAAAAATTCTTCTATTAAATTCATTACTGATCAAGATAACGATTATGAAATGAATTCACCTCATTTTATAGAAAACGCTAAAAATAAAACAGTTATAGCACACGGATGGTTATTTAGAGATAAGAAAAACTTCAATAAGCATGCTGATACTTTAAGAAAATTATTTAAACCTATTGAATTGCATCGAACTAATGTTAACAATTTAATACATACTTGCCGTAAAGAATGTGAAATATTAATAGGTGTTCATATGCGCAAAGGAGATTACGCTACATTTAGAGGGGGAGAATATTATTATGATACAACCACTTATGTGAGTAAACTTTTAAATATAAAAGAATTATTAGAATCTCGTTATAATAAAATATCATTTTTGATTTGCTCGAATGAACCTGTAGATGTCGAAGCATTTACAACCAAAGGACTAACAGTACATTTAGGCACGAATCATTTTATTGAAGATTTATATTCATTAGCTGAATGTGATTATATTATAGGCCCACCCAGTTCCTATTCAACCTGGGCATCTTTTTACGGTAATAAGCCTATTTGTATTCTCAGAAACAAAGAACAACTCATCAAATTAGAAGACTTTGAAGTTTATTTATATAAAGGATATTAA
- a CDS encoding YciE/YciF ferroxidase family protein, translating to MSKLKNLEDLFEHELKDLYSAEKQLIEALPKMAKKANDPQLKQAFEKHLQETENQKERLDQIFGILNLSPGRLKCKAMEGLIEEGEDMIDENATPETKDAGLIASAQRIEHYEISGYGTAAHFAQRLEKKDVFKLLEQSLAEEQKTDTLLNDLAKSYINLKAMAGSSKTT from the coding sequence ATGTCGAAACTAAAAAACCTTGAAGATCTTTTTGAGCACGAATTAAAAGATTTGTATAGTGCTGAAAAACAATTGATTGAAGCGCTTCCTAAAATGGCAAAAAAAGCCAACGACCCACAGCTCAAACAAGCATTTGAAAAACATTTGCAGGAAACTGAAAATCAGAAAGAAAGACTGGATCAAATTTTTGGGATATTGAATCTATCACCAGGAAGATTAAAATGCAAAGCTATGGAAGGCCTCATTGAGGAAGGAGAAGATATGATTGATGAAAATGCTACTCCTGAAACAAAAGACGCTGGTTTAATTGCAAGTGCTCAAAGAATTGAACATTATGAAATTTCAGGTTATGGCACTGCTGCTCATTTTGCTCAACGTTTAGAAAAAAAAGATGTTTTTAAACTACTTGAACAATCATTAGCTGAAGAGCAAAAAACGGATACTTTATTAAATGACCTGGCAAAAAGTTATATTAACTTGAAAGCAATGGCAGGTAGTTCGAAGACGACTTAA
- a CDS encoding bifunctional UDP-N-acetylmuramoyl-tripeptide:D-alanyl-D-alanine ligase/alanine racemase, with protein MFTFKQTTDCIKGAVMQQHSPSTIQYLLTDSRKLITPAVSLFFAIKGGRHNGHAFIQELYNRGVRQFVIENDQIFDLTKFPEANLIKVNNSVQALQQLAACHRTGFSLPVVAITGSNGKTIVKEWLATLLAKQFNVVKSPKSYNSQIGVPLSVWQINETNTLGIFEAGISMSGEMDNLERVIRPTIGVFTNIGTAHDENFKDREQKIREKLLLFQNCLVLIYCQDHEPIHQEILLILKPEQQTFTWSRTNSQANIWLKQLSRTDSSSALLIQHKQSDFQLTIPFADDAAIENIMHCVSLMLYLEMEITEIQNRLNLLQPVSMRLELKQGINGCYLIDDTYNNDLAGLTMALDFLNLQKQRPIKTLILSDLLETGMPEAGLYQHIAQLLEDKDINRLIGIGEVISRNRKYFHLPAQFYPSTESFLQDSLYRKFSNELILLKGARTFRFENIVHKLQQKTHGTVLEINLDALAHNLNEHRRQLNSQTKIMVMVKAFAYGSGSAEVANFLQFQRIDYLAVAYADEGVILRENGIHLPIMVMNPSPETFGLLLNYRLEPELYSLTILREFIHFLKATNQSSGAHLKFDTGMHRLGFETKDLPDLIHLLQQTDKIKVTTVLSHLSAADEAKFDDFTRQQIQAFESMSESIAAVLGYMPIRHILNSAGITRFTKQQLDMVRLGIGLYGVAASASDHLGLQTVGTLKTTISQIKQVKAGETVGYSRRGKIEKDSTIATIAIGYADGFDRRLGNGVGKVWIHGKPASIVGSVCMDMTMVDITGIEATEGDEVIIFGPQHSITEIAASIGTIPYEILTGISERVKRIFFTS; from the coding sequence ATGTTTACATTTAAACAGACGACAGATTGTATTAAAGGTGCCGTTATGCAACAGCACAGCCCTTCCACAATACAATATTTATTGACCGACAGCCGCAAACTGATTACTCCGGCAGTTTCCTTATTTTTTGCCATCAAAGGCGGAAGGCATAATGGACATGCATTCATTCAGGAATTATATAATAGGGGCGTACGTCAGTTTGTGATTGAAAATGACCAGATCTTTGATCTAACGAAGTTTCCGGAAGCTAACCTGATTAAAGTTAATAATAGCGTTCAGGCTTTGCAGCAACTGGCTGCTTGCCATCGTACAGGTTTTTCGTTGCCGGTGGTAGCTATTACCGGAAGTAATGGCAAAACTATTGTAAAAGAATGGCTGGCAACCCTGTTGGCGAAACAATTTAATGTAGTCAAAAGTCCCAAGAGTTATAATTCACAGATTGGAGTGCCTTTATCTGTGTGGCAAATCAATGAAACAAATACCCTTGGTATTTTTGAAGCTGGTATTTCTATGTCCGGAGAGATGGATAATCTGGAAAGAGTAATCCGGCCAACTATTGGTGTTTTTACTAATATTGGTACGGCTCACGACGAAAACTTTAAGGATAGGGAACAGAAAATCCGTGAAAAACTGCTTTTGTTTCAAAATTGCCTTGTTCTGATCTATTGCCAGGATCACGAACCTATACACCAGGAGATTTTGCTCATCTTAAAGCCAGAACAGCAAACTTTTACATGGAGCCGAACCAATTCACAAGCAAACATATGGTTAAAACAGCTTAGCAGGACAGACTCTAGCTCAGCGTTGCTTATTCAGCATAAACAATCTGATTTTCAGCTTACCATTCCTTTTGCAGACGATGCCGCAATAGAGAATATTATGCATTGTGTGAGCCTGATGCTGTATCTGGAAATGGAAATAACGGAGATTCAAAACAGACTGAATTTACTCCAGCCAGTTTCTATGCGGCTAGAACTTAAACAGGGCATAAATGGATGCTACTTGATCGATGATACCTACAATAATGACCTGGCTGGGTTAACAATGGCACTTGATTTTCTCAATTTACAGAAACAACGGCCGATCAAGACACTCATATTGTCAGATTTGCTGGAAACTGGTATGCCCGAAGCCGGTTTGTATCAACACATTGCTCAGTTGCTGGAAGATAAAGACATCAATCGCCTGATCGGAATTGGAGAAGTTATTTCAAGGAATAGAAAATATTTTCATCTGCCTGCTCAATTTTATCCTAGTACAGAAAGTTTTTTGCAGGACTCGTTGTACAGAAAATTCAGCAATGAACTGATTCTGCTTAAGGGCGCCCGTACCTTCCGGTTTGAAAATATAGTGCATAAACTTCAGCAAAAAACGCATGGAACTGTACTTGAGATCAACCTCGATGCACTGGCGCATAATCTGAATGAGCACCGCCGCCAGCTTAATAGCCAGACTAAAATTATGGTAATGGTAAAAGCATTTGCCTATGGCAGCGGAAGTGCAGAGGTAGCAAATTTCTTGCAATTCCAACGGATAGATTATTTAGCAGTTGCCTATGCAGATGAGGGCGTAATTTTACGTGAAAATGGAATCCATTTGCCAATTATGGTAATGAATCCATCGCCAGAAACTTTTGGGCTATTGCTCAACTATCGCCTGGAACCAGAATTATATAGCCTCACGATTCTGAGAGAATTCATTCATTTCCTGAAGGCCACTAACCAGTCTTCGGGGGCGCATCTCAAATTTGATACTGGCATGCACCGGCTAGGATTTGAAACAAAAGATCTGCCTGACTTGATTCACCTGTTACAACAGACTGATAAAATTAAAGTAACCACCGTGCTTAGCCACCTGTCTGCCGCTGACGAAGCTAAGTTTGATGATTTTACAAGACAACAGATTCAGGCTTTTGAATCGATGAGTGAAAGTATAGCTGCGGTGCTTGGATATATGCCCATCCGCCATATATTAAATTCAGCCGGTATTACCCGGTTTACCAAACAGCAACTGGATATGGTGCGCCTGGGTATTGGACTATATGGAGTGGCGGCCAGCGCATCAGATCATTTGGGATTACAGACAGTGGGCACACTTAAAACAACTATCTCCCAAATTAAACAGGTGAAGGCAGGTGAAACGGTAGGATATAGCCGCCGGGGTAAAATAGAGAAGGATTCAACGATTGCCACTATTGCTATAGGCTATGCCGATGGATTTGACAGGAGGCTAGGTAATGGTGTTGGAAAGGTATGGATTCATGGAAAACCTGCTTCTATAGTTGGCAGTGTGTGTATGGACATGACGATGGTAGATATTACCGGGATAGAAGCCACTGAAGGAGATGAGGTAATCATATTCGGACCGCAGCATTCCATTACGGAAATTGCAGCCAGCATTGGCACCATCCCTTACGAAATATTAACAGGCATCAGCGAAAGAGTAAAACGTATATTTTTTACTTCCTGA
- a CDS encoding FeoA family protein, protein MFNPVKSIADLKIGEKATICCFKDEEMSLKLLEMGCLPGTEIKMSCKAPFGDPVCIRVSGYALSLRKEEAATIMIQQ, encoded by the coding sequence ATGTTCAACCCGGTAAAGAGTATAGCTGATCTGAAGATTGGCGAGAAGGCGACCATCTGTTGTTTTAAAGATGAAGAAATGTCTTTGAAATTGCTGGAGATGGGCTGTTTACCAGGTACTGAAATCAAAATGAGCTGTAAAGCGCCCTTTGGTGATCCGGTTTGTATCCGGGTTTCAGGATATGCGCTATCGCTTCGTAAAGAAGAAGCGGCTACCATTATGATCCAGCAATGA